The DNA segment GCCCGGTTCGACCAGGTGAAGGACGTCAGCGACGAGGAACGCGACGAGGCGTTCCGGCGTATCCGGCGGGCCGCGAAGAAGTTCGGCGTGGAGATGACCGAGACCCGGTGGCAGGAACTG comes from the Actinoplanes sp. OR16 genome and includes:
- a CDS encoding DUF6582 domain-containing protein; translation: METDDRNAMPDSQFAFPRVRKEPLGDASHVRNAIARFDQVKDVSDEERDEAFRRIRRAAKKFGVEMTETRWQELGKPS